CGCTAAGGATGATAGATTTACCAGACTGGAATTGGATGCCGCGAAGGGCTTTGTCGAATACCAACTTCTCTGCTGCAGTTATCTCTGGGCAACCCTTGTTTGCAGCGACTCCTGCTTGGTCGGGGCATTTGTCGTCGATATCAGGTATGCCATCGCCATCTCTGTCGGGGCAACCCTTAAGTGCCACAGGTCCTGCCATGCTTGGACATCTATCTAGAGGGTCTGGAATACCATCTCCATCACTATCGGGGCATCCTTGGAATTGTGCTAGACCTTTTGTTGTTGGACACTTGTCCTCGTAATCGGGTATTCCATCTTCGTCGCTGTCTGGACATCCTTGGAACTGTGCTAAGCCTTTTGTTGTTGGGCATCTATCTTCGGAATCTCTAATACCATCTCCATCTGTATCTGGACAACCTTCGAATTGAGCGAGCCCTTTTATGTTTGGGCATTGATCTTCGGAATCCTTAATTCCATCTCCATCAGAGTCGGGGCAGCCGGAGAGGGTTATTAAGCCTGGTATGTCAGGACAAAGATCGTACTTGTTTACTACTCCATCATTATCGTTGTCCTTGTTGCGTTTCCCTCCAATGCTGAATACAAAACCGATGGTGTGCGAGGCAAACTGGTCGTTATGCCCGTTTGCACGACCATCGCGCTTATCGCGGTTGGTGAAGTTGTAAAGCAGCTGGTACTGCATGGCAAAACTGTTGCAGAAGTTGTACTTAATGCCTCCTCCAACTGGGATGATGTAGTCGCGTCCATTCCAGATGCGGCCGCCGCTTACGTGGGCAAGCCCAAGACCTGCCGAGATGTATGGGGCTAGCTTAACCGTTTCGTTAAGGATGTAGCCGTTAGTTAACTTATAGGTCAGCAGTAGGCTGGCATCGGTTTTACTTCCAAAAAAACTGCGGGCTTCATCCTTCTTATAGCCATACTCGCCGTAGGAGGCAAAAAGGCCTACGTCGAAAGAACTGTTGATGTATCGGGTAAGCGAAATTGCTCCGATTGGATAGAATGCTTTGTTAAAGTCAAGAAAAGCATTTCCCCAATCTCCATTGTACTCCGTTTTACCACCGAATACTCCTATCGCCCACCTGTTTTCTGTGTTTTGTGCGACTGACACAGATAGCAAGCCGATTAGCAGTGATGATAAAAATAACTTTTTCATGATTGCTTCTTGGTTAATTGGTTCTCGCCCTACTCGTATGGCTTTTCGGTTCCGCCCAGTTTCTTGAGTGTTTTTTGGTTCGGCGAGTGGCTTGCTTGTAGATGTCTTCCCTGTTAGGGTTTCGTTTGTACCGTTATCTTGAACTTAAAAACGATGAAAGTTCTTTAATGTTTATTTCAGGTCGGGTTTTATTCTTTGGGATAGATTTAGCTGTAAACCAAACTTTGTAGAGTTGAGTTGGACTAGCTGCTTTGACAACCTTTGTCCTGATTGATGGAGGTTTAAGCCAAATAATAACATTAAAGGAAACTTAGAAATTGAAAAAGTTACCGGATTCGAATGGATTTTACCGCATTTTTTTGAAATATTTGCGGGACTATTTGAATTTGACATGAGGGTTAAGAGGGGATTGACTGTATTGTTTTGGGTTGTTCTGAGTGGGGTTGTATGCGAGGTTCATGCTCAGTATGTGAATATGCCGCTGGTGCATTATCTTACGGATACGACACTTAGTCGAAATCATAGCCCATTTCCGGATCCTTTTTATAAGGAGAAGTTGGATAATAATTTTCAGCGGGTTACCACCAGCAAGGTATTCCAGATTAGCTATATCCCAGCAGGGCTGTTTGTGCTTGCCGATATTGCCTGTCAGGATGACAACTCTGTTCGAACCTCTCGGAACTTTAACATCCCTCAGTTTAGCTACCACTACGACGACTATCTGCAGTATGCCCCAGGGATACTGACCTATGCGCTAAAAGCGTTTGGTGTAGAGGGGCGTAGCTCTTGGGGACGGCTTGCCACGTCTACCGGAATATCGTTGGCCATTATGGGGGCTACCGTAAATACGCTTAAGACAACCATTCACAAGGAGCGCCCCGACAACTCTGCCAATAACTCCTTTCCTTCGGGGCATACCTCCATGGCCTTTATGGCTGCCACCTGGCTCCATAAGGAGTATGGGGTGACGCGAAGCCCTGTATACAGCGTCTTGGGG
This window of the uncultured Acetobacteroides sp. genome carries:
- a CDS encoding OmpA family protein, which gives rise to MKKLFLSSLLIGLLSVSVAQNTENRWAIGVFGGKTEYNGDWGNAFLDFNKAFYPIGAISLTRYINSSFDVGLFASYGEYGYKKDEARSFFGSKTDASLLLTYKLTNGYILNETVKLAPYISAGLGLAHVSGGRIWNGRDYIIPVGGGIKYNFCNSFAMQYQLLYNFTNRDKRDGRANGHNDQFASHTIGFVFSIGGKRNKDNDNDGVVNKYDLCPDIPGLITLSGCPDSDGDGIKDSEDQCPNIKGLAQFEGCPDTDGDGIRDSEDRCPTTKGLAQFQGCPDSDEDGIPDYEDKCPTTKGLAQFQGCPDSDGDGIPDPLDRCPSMAGPVALKGCPDRDGDGIPDIDDKCPDQAGVAANKGCPEITAAEKLVFDKALRGIQFQSGKSIILSVSYPIIDEVVGVLNNNPSYNIEIDGHTDNIGTPEHNLKLSQERADAVKAYFIEKGIATKRIKTSGFGDTQPVSDNYSDKGRALNRRVEFKVTF